A single genomic interval of Notolabrus celidotus isolate fNotCel1 chromosome 13, fNotCel1.pri, whole genome shotgun sequence harbors:
- the zbtb1 gene encoding zinc finger and BTB domain-containing protein 1 produces MARPSHSDHVLQQLNNQREWGFLCDCLIAIGDIYFRAHKAVLAACSSYFRMMFIRDQQGAGRLDLSNMQISAECFDLILQLMYLGRIVVGSYEFEELKASMAYLQMYYIPDSLEDLRDIRSSNLTPSSSASSSSSSSAGPAGGKMMFGVRMYEKQRPAAAPEVERLPKAVSSTAVRPAVPVTVNRPAVAVAVAVAEEVVNAPLIVAPPVVDGAAEQPCDLRKRSNTRGSALKDRPRFGRTYTCDDCGFVFSCEKLLIEHILTCTNRKAFHQPRGSGDGDNDSSKAESSTSESLDEHRAMCKGEDDWSGVKADSDLSLRSVAAGTDGEPGSTRSVSIKTEPEESIFPEIEMVRVGEHAARDCSAHFSDASRKDLRREKTGSEREPEPSVSGMDNSSEPFEGPMSSSEDLVIPAKLRKVKEEKQEADSTPCELCGDLFTEEDKSAHYLSNHMGHICACGRCGQVLIKGRQLQEHAERCGESQDRESDSNGEDEASLLEEAQGMEEGLLDSADLACSHCGLLFQNESLALEHALSCHDQELFRPVLLEEGTEPDHRRKHFCSICGKGFYQRCHLREHYTVHTKEKQFTCQTCGKQFLRERQLRLHTDMHKGMARYVCPVCDQGTFLKHDHVRHMISHLSAGETICQVCFQIFPGGEQLEKHMDVHLYICGVCGEKFRLRKDMRSHYNSKHTKRL; encoded by the coding sequence ATGGCGAGGCCGAGCCACAGCGATcatgtcctccagcagctcaacAACCAGCGAGAGTGGGGCTTCCTGTGCGACTGCCTCATCGCCATCGGGGACATCTACTTCAGAGCACACAAGGCCGTCCTGGCGGCCTGCAGCTCCTACTTCAGGATGATGTTCATCCGggaccagcagggggcgggCCGTCTGGACCTCAGCAACATGCAGATCAGCGCCGAGTGCTTCGACCTCATCCTGCAGCTCATGTATCTCGGACGCATCGTCGTGGGGAGCTACGAGTTTGAGGAGCTCAAGGCGTCCATGGCGTACCTGCAGATGTACTACATCCCCGACTCACTGGAGGATCTCAGGGACATCAGGAGCTCCAACCTCACCCCatcctcctcagcctcctcctcctccagttcCTCCGCTGGACCGGCCGGAGGGAAGATGATGTTCGGAGTCCGCATGTATGAGAAGCAGAGACCCGCCGCCGCACCTGAAGTCGAGCGCTTACCAAAAGCTGTCAGCAGCACGGCTGTACGGCCAGCGGTTCCAGTGACTGTCAACAGACCGGCGGTGGCGGTGGCGGTGGCGGTGGCAGAGGAGGTGGTCAACGCTCCTCTGATAGTGGCGCCGCCGGTGGTCGATGGAGCAGCCGAGCAGCCGTGTGATTTAAGGAAAAGGTCCAACACCAGGGGGTCAGCGCTAAAAGACCGTCCTCGATTTGGCCGAACGTACACCTGCGACGACTGCGGCTTCGTGTTCAGCTGCGAGAAGCTTCTGATCGAACACATCCTGACGTGCACCAACAGGAAGGCTTTCCATCAGCCGAGAGGAAGCGGGGACGGCGATAACGACTCCAGTAAAGCAGAGAGCTCCACCTCAGAGAGCTTAGACGAACACAGAGCGATGTGTAAAGGCGAGGACGACTGGTCCGGGGTCAAAGCAGACTCTGATCTCAGTTTGAGGTCGGTGGCAGCAGGGACAGACGGCGAGCCGGGCTCAACCCGGAGCGTCTCCATCAAGACAGAACCAGAGGAGAGCATTTTCCCTGAGATAGAAATGGTCCGGGTAGGCGAGCACGCCGCCAGAGACTGCAGCGCACATTTCAGTGATGCCTCTCGTAAAGATCTACGCAGAGAGAAAACTGGATCTGAGCGCGAACCAGAGCCCAGCGTCTCAGGTATGGATAACAGCAGCGAGCCTTTCGAAGGACCAATGTCCAGCAGTGAAGATCTAGTGATCCCTGCAAAGCTTCGTAAGGTCaaagaggagaaacaggaaGCAGACTCCACCCCTTGTGAACTTTGTGGGGATCTGTTTACAGAGGAGGACAAGTCCGCCCACTACCTGTCCAACCACATGGGTCATATATGTGCCTGTGGGAGGTGTGGTCAGGTGCTGATCAAAGGCCGCCAGCTACAGGAGCACGCAGAGCGCTGCGGCGAATCCCAAGATAGGGAATCAGACTCTAACGGGGAGGACGAGGCGTCCCTACTGGAGGAGGCCCAAGGCATGGAGGAGGGCCTGCTGGATTCAGCTGACCTGGCCTGCTCTCACTGCGGTCTGTTGTTTCAGAACGAGAGCCTGGCGCTGGAGCACGCCTTGTCCTGCCACGACCAGGAGCTGTTTCGCCCGGTGCTGCTGGAGGAAGGCACTGAACCGGATCACCGCCGGAAACACTTCTGCAGCATCTGCGGGAAAGGCTTCTATCAGCGCTGCCACCTGCGGGAGCACTACACCGTCCACACCAAGGAGAAGCAGTTCACCTGCCAGACCTGCGGGAAGCAGTTCCTACGGGAGCGCCAGCTCAGGCTGCACACCGACATGCACAAAGGCATGGCGCGCTACGTGTGCCCGGTCTGCGATCAAGGAACCTTCCTCAAACACGACCACGTCAGACACATGATCTCCCACCTGTCGGCCGGGGAAACCATCTGCCAGGTGTGTTTCCAGATCTTTCCAGGTGGGGAGCAGCTGGAGAAACACATGGATGTTCACCTGTACATCTGCGGCGTCTGCGGGGAGAAGTTCCGCCTCCGTAAAGACATGAGGAGCCATTACAACTCCAAGCACACCAAGAGACTATAG
- the zbtb25 gene encoding zinc finger and BTB domain-containing protein 25: protein MEVSSHSLFLLQQLNVQREFGFLCDCTVAIGNVYFKAHRAVLAAFSNYFKMIFIHQSSECIKIQPTDIQPDVFSYLLHIMYTGMCPKQPVDQSRLQEGIKFLHAYQLCRKPGEGAADTASDVVRMSNLYGIQISSQLANKDTAGAPKSTSGSRGAPEDGRSSGRGGRSSSQLSLAVGLEGVPSDHQGSGLRNVCSVASGDDSDISTRIKQERLEEEDGDDGEEGQGAGSLSPAQGSSPSQGLLFKDRSLVLLCPRCGERCSSPEGLREHLFTHALDPTRLMEGLSQSGELDAGGEEGPPGAQEQLDAGCLEEALRQSQALANQLAAELRRSRGGGGGGGNSPAPAVLHSRKRKIACAVCSLRFSHKSQLQEHMYTHTGKPSRYHRYNRLCSQLFQASAHFCEGGAEPSGGGVAGGVASTGVATLSEEPNRDTQDNGSSCYSLDSEISQESVEGVPVE from the exons ATGGAGGTGTCCTCTCACAGcctcttcctgctgcagcagctcaaCGTCCAGAGAGAGTTTGGCTTCCTGTGCGACTGCACGGTCGCCATCGGGAACGTCTACTTCAAAGCTCACCGTGCCGTGCTGGCCGCCTTCTCCAACTACTTCAAGATGATCTTTATCCACCAGTCCAG TGAGTGCATAAAGATCCAGCCCACGGACATCCAGCCAGACGTCTTCAGCTACCTGCTTCACATCATGTACACCGGCATGTGTCCCAAACAGCCCGTAGATCAGAGCCGGCTCCAGGAGGGCATCAAGTTCCTCCACGCCTACCAGCTGTGCCGGAAACCAGGAGAGGGCGCCGCAGACACCGCCTCTGATGTGGTTCGCATGTCAAACCTTTATGGCATCCAGATCTCCTCCCAGCTGGCCAACAAAGACACAGCAGGAGCCCCAAAGTCCACCTCAGGGTCCCGCGGGGCCCCAGAAGATGGACGCTCCTCTGGCCGAGGGGGCCGGTCCAGCTCCCAGCTGTCTCTAGCTGTGGGACTGGAGGGTGTTCCATCAGACCACCAGGGCTCCGGCCTACGCAATGTCTGCTCTGTGGCGTCAGGAGACGACTCGGACATCTCGACCCGCATCAAGCAGGAGCgtttggaggaggaggacggggaTGATGGGGAGGAAGGGCAGGGGGCGGGGTCTCTGTCTCCAGCCCAAGGTAGCAGTCCCAGTCAGGGCCTCCTGTTCAAAGACCGGTCCCTGGTCCTGTTGTGTCCACGTTGTGGTGAGCGGTGCTCGTCTCCAGAGGGTCTAAGGGAGCACCTATTCACCCACGCCCTCGACCCCACCCGCTTGATGGAAGGGCTGTCCCAGAGCGGCGAGCTGGATGCTGGCGGTGAGGAGGGGCCTCCAGGGGCCCAGGAGCAGCTGGATGCGGGGTGTCTCGAGGAGGCGCTAAGACAGAGCCAGGCGCTCGCCAACCAGCTAGCCGCAGAGCTAAGGAGGAGCCGAGGGGGAGGAGGCGGAGGGGGGAACAGCCCCGCCCCCGCCGTCCTGCACTCCCGCAAAAGAAAGATCGCCTGCGCCGTGTGTAGTCTGCGCTTCTCCCACAAGAGCCAGCTGCAGGAGCACATGTACACCCACACGGGCAAACCATCGCGCTACCACCGATACAACCGCCTCTGCAGCCAGCTCTTCCAGGCCTCCGCCCACTTCTGCGAAGGCGGCGCAGAGCCTTCgggagggggcgtggctgggggcgTGGCCTCCACCGGTGTCGCAACGCTCTCCGAGGAGCCGAACAGGGACACTCAGGACAACGGCAGCTCCTGCTACTCCCTGGACTCTGAGATCTCCCAGGAGAGCGTGGAGGGCGTGCCTGTCGAGTGA